In Croceicoccus sp. Ery15, a genomic segment contains:
- a CDS encoding ATP-binding protein, giving the protein MLLAIAAALLVAQAIGAVLVWRAQIERTEATTAHALAFRIIAGRVITEDRDNRVGRRLFRDRLLRGPDDGLGPRGGVGPMRLEEAGGLARFEQDRADSDLTERLAEILHEQGLSVAELAVFSRRLDDDDRASNYVSRRMRDQPRPPRVIVAAVRMTADSNLILARVFEPPKARALGWPLIMQTLLIYLVLVGVVALVLRRITGPLRALTERVEAFSSNPASPPAGQVEPQGPLDTRRLIAAHNAMEARIGALLDEKDVMLGAIGHDLKTPLAALRVRIESVEDDAERAALSATIKDITDTLDDILSLARVGRPSDPLEVTELSALVASVVEEYEDMGENVVLGDTQRIVLPLRATWLRRALRNLVGNALRYAGGGEVCVEKRGQQAIVRVIDEGPGIPEDEIAFMLEPFQRGDPSRNRGTGGAGLGLTLARAIAEQHGGTLTITNRSDAKSGIVAELALPVL; this is encoded by the coding sequence ATGCTGCTCGCCATCGCGGCGGCATTGCTGGTGGCGCAGGCCATCGGCGCCGTGCTGGTATGGCGCGCGCAGATCGAACGGACCGAGGCGACCACTGCCCATGCGCTGGCGTTCCGCATCATCGCGGGGCGCGTGATTACCGAGGATAGGGACAATCGTGTCGGCCGCCGCCTGTTCCGCGACCGGCTGCTGCGCGGACCGGACGACGGGCTGGGCCCGCGCGGCGGCGTCGGACCGATGCGGCTGGAAGAGGCCGGCGGGCTGGCGCGCTTTGAACAGGATCGCGCCGACAGCGACCTGACCGAGCGGCTGGCGGAAATCCTGCACGAACAGGGCCTCTCGGTAGCGGAACTGGCGGTGTTTTCGCGCAGGCTCGACGATGACGATCGCGCATCGAACTATGTCAGCCGCCGCATGCGTGACCAGCCACGCCCGCCGCGCGTGATCGTGGCCGCCGTGCGCATGACCGCCGACAGCAATCTGATCCTGGCCCGCGTGTTCGAACCGCCCAAGGCGCGCGCATTGGGCTGGCCCCTGATCATGCAGACGCTGCTGATCTATCTGGTGCTGGTCGGCGTGGTCGCACTGGTCCTGCGCCGCATTACCGGCCCGCTGCGCGCCCTGACCGAACGGGTGGAGGCATTTTCGTCCAATCCCGCATCGCCGCCCGCCGGACAGGTGGAGCCGCAGGGTCCGCTGGATACCCGCCGCCTGATCGCGGCGCATAATGCGATGGAAGCACGGATCGGCGCGCTGCTCGACGAAAAGGACGTGATGCTGGGCGCGATCGGCCACGACCTCAAAACCCCGCTGGCGGCGCTGCGGGTGCGGATCGAATCGGTGGAGGACGATGCCGAACGCGCCGCATTGTCGGCCACGATCAAGGATATCACCGACACGCTCGACGATATCCTCTCGCTTGCCCGCGTGGGCCGTCCGTCCGATCCGTTGGAAGTGACCGAACTATCCGCCCTCGTCGCCAGCGTGGTCGAGGAATATGAGGATATGGGCGAGAATGTCGTGCTGGGCGATACGCAGCGCATCGTTCTGCCGCTGCGCGCCACATGGCTGCGCCGCGCGCTGCGCAATCTGGTCGGCAATGCGCTGCGCTATGCCGGCGGGGGCGAGGTGTGCGTCGAAAAGCGCGGCCAACAGGCGATTGTGCGCGTGATCGACGAAGGCCCCGGCATTCCAGAGGACGAGATTGCCTTTATGCTGGAGCCGTTCCAGCGCGGCGACCCGTCGCGCAACCGCGGCACCGGCGGCGCGGGTCTGGGCCTGACACTGGCACGCGCCATCGCCGAACAGCACGGCGGCACGCTGACCATCACGAACCGCAGCGACGCGAAAAGCGGGATCGTGGCCGAACTGGCGTTGCCTGTTTTATAA
- a CDS encoding response regulator: MASAPQGVAAAPDRILLVDDEKALREPLAAYLAKQGFAVREAESAAQARSMLQGEPADLVLLDIMMPGEDGLSLCRHLVEAKSMPVILLTARGEATDRIVGLEIGADDYVVKPFEPRELVARIRSVLRRAARVESAPEIERDFMFEGWRLDPLKRRLTDPEGAVVAISSAEFRLLKAFLDHPRQVLDRDRLLDMVQGREAHLFDRSVDNAISRLRRKVEVDRADPQLILTVRGGGYMLAADVSRHDPIDAGG; the protein is encoded by the coding sequence ATGGCTTCCGCGCCTCAAGGCGTTGCCGCCGCGCCCGACCGCATCTTGCTGGTCGACGATGAAAAGGCGCTGCGCGAACCGCTGGCCGCCTATCTTGCCAAGCAGGGTTTCGCCGTGCGCGAGGCCGAGAGCGCCGCGCAGGCGCGGTCCATGCTGCAGGGCGAACCGGCCGATCTGGTCCTGCTCGACATCATGATGCCGGGTGAGGACGGGCTGTCGCTGTGCCGCCATCTGGTCGAGGCGAAGAGCATGCCCGTCATCCTGCTGACCGCGCGGGGTGAGGCGACCGACCGTATCGTCGGGCTTGAAATCGGCGCCGACGATTATGTCGTCAAACCGTTCGAACCGCGCGAGCTGGTCGCGCGGATCCGTTCGGTGCTGCGCCGCGCCGCCCGCGTGGAGTCCGCGCCCGAGATCGAGCGCGACTTCATGTTCGAGGGCTGGCGGCTCGATCCGCTCAAGCGGCGGCTGACCGATCCCGAGGGTGCGGTGGTGGCGATCTCGTCTGCCGAATTCCGCCTGTTGAAGGCGTTTCTGGACCATCCACGCCAAGTGCTCGACCGCGACCGCCTGCTCGACATGGTGCAGGGGCGCGAGGCGCATCTGTTCGACCGCAGTGTCGACAATGCAATCAGCCGCCTGCGCCGCAAGGTCGAGGTGGACCGCGCCGATCCGCAGCTTATCCTGACGGTGCGGGGCGGCGGCTATATGCTGGCTGCCGATGTGTCGCGGCACGATCCGATCGACGCCGGAGGCTGA
- a CDS encoding EF-hand domain-containing protein, with translation MMKKTILAASAAILAIGGAAYAAQPADRNADMTMAEAKAKSDEMFTRMDVNGDGKIDKADREAKQAERFAAKDTNGDGVLSEEEFAARGERGDGERSGHKGHRGGKRGGGMAMMKMADTNGDQAVTKAEFDAAFTKHFTMMDTDKNGTVTAEERKAARDKMRTMMRGAGAAR, from the coding sequence ATGATGAAGAAGACCATTCTGGCCGCAAGTGCGGCAATTCTCGCCATCGGCGGCGCGGCCTATGCGGCGCAACCTGCCGACCGCAACGCCGATATGACCATGGCCGAGGCTAAGGCGAAGTCGGACGAGATGTTCACCCGCATGGATGTGAACGGCGACGGCAAGATCGACAAGGCCGACCGCGAGGCGAAGCAGGCCGAACGTTTCGCTGCCAAGGACACCAATGGCGACGGCGTGCTGAGCGAAGAGGAATTTGCAGCGCGCGGCGAACGCGGCGACGGCGAACGTTCCGGTCACAAGGGCCATCGCGGCGGCAAGCGCGGCGGCGGTATGGCGATGATGAAAATGGCCGACACCAATGGTGACCAGGCCGTCACCAAGGCCGAATTCGACGCAGCCTTCACCAAGCACTTTACCATGATGGACACCGACAAGAACGGCACCGTCACGGCAGAGGAACGCAAGGCTGCGCGCGACAAGATGCGCACCATGATGCGAGGCGCCGGTGCGGCCCGCTAA